DNA from Aggregatimonas sangjinii:
GTTCAGGAAATTGTATGATGTGTATTCAGTCTGTTTATGCCTGCAAAACTTTCAATTCAGAATCCCATAGACGATGAAATTGGTTTCGTTTTTCGTTAGTAATAAAGTTCATCGGTTCGCAAGTTGAGGAAACGGGAGGTGGCAAAATAGGTGCTGATAAACGAAATCAAAATCCCTAGTAGAAAAACGCCTCCAAAAACAATACCCAACAGCTGTATGTCTTCCAACAAATTCAGCTCAGGAAAGGTTTCGTCCAAGTAGTAAAGTAGTCCCGCCAAAGCCAGCATGGCCAGGAGCGATCCGATAACACCCAATTTAATATTGGTTTTGATAAAGGGCTGGCGGATAAAACTCTTGGTAGCCCCAACCATTTGCATGGTCTTGATGATAAAACGTTTAGAGTAGATGCTCAGCCGAATGGAGCTATTGATGAGCAGTACCGCGATAAACGTAAAAATACCACTAGCGACCAGAATCCAAAAACCGAGCTTCTTTACGTTGTCGTTCAAAAGGTCAACGAGCGGTTTGTCATAGCTCACCTCTTCAACATATTCCTTTGCGGTAAGCTTTTCGGCGATATCCTCGATCTGTTCGGGAGAGACAAAATCGGCCTTGAGCTTAATATCTATGGAGTTCTTTAGCGGATTGTACCCTAAAAAATCCATGAAATTCTCCCCGATTTCTTCCGTGTGCTGCTCGGCGGCCGCCTCCTTTGACACATAGGTAGCCGATTTTACGTATTCGTCGGTAGCGAGGCTTTTTTGCAGTTGGTTGATTTCGACTTCTTTCGCACTTTCTTTCAAAAAGACCGCGATGGTAACCTGCTCCTTAAAGTGGTCGGCCATTTTTTTGGTATTGACCAACAACAGCCCGAGTGTACCCAAGAGAAATAATACTAGGCCGATGCTCAGCACCACTGAGAAATAGGAAGAGATCAGCTTGCGTTTTTGGAAATTTTCAAAAGACTTGGCCATAATCGGTATGAATGCCGTAAAAGTAGGAAAGTAAATTGAATAAACTTATTTTTGCCGCTTACCTAAACATTTCCGGTAGATGCAGTACAACTTCAATGAAATAGAGGCAAAATGGCAAAAGTTTTGGGCCGATAACCAAACCTTTAAAGCTGAAAACCACTCCCAAAAGGAAAAGTTCTACGTGTTGGATATGTTCCCCTATCCGTCAGGTGCCGGACTGCATGTGGGTCATCCGTTGGGGTATATCGCCAGCGATATCTACGCACGCTACAAAAGGCATAAAGGCTTTAATGTTCTACATCCTCAAGGCTATGATTCCTTCGGTTTGCCCGCCGAGCAATATGCGATACAGACCGGGCAGCATCCCGCTATCACCACTGAAGCCAACATCAAAACCTATCGGAGACAGTTGGACCAAATCGGATTTTCATTCGATTGGAGCCGTGAAGTGCGCACTTCAAAT
Protein-coding regions in this window:
- a CDS encoding cell division protein FtsX — its product is MAKSFENFQKRKLISSYFSVVLSIGLVLFLLGTLGLLLVNTKKMADHFKEQVTIAVFLKESAKEVEINQLQKSLATDEYVKSATYVSKEAAAEQHTEEIGENFMDFLGYNPLKNSIDIKLKADFVSPEQIEDIAEKLTAKEYVEEVSYDKPLVDLLNDNVKKLGFWILVASGIFTFIAVLLINSSIRLSIYSKRFIIKTMQMVGATKSFIRQPFIKTNIKLGVIGSLLAMLALAGLLYYLDETFPELNLLEDIQLLGIVFGGVFLLGILISFISTYFATSRFLNLRTDELYY